In Myxococcales bacterium, one genomic interval encodes:
- a CDS encoding PTS transporter subunit EIIA, which yields MVSEYVKVVPLGELLDAGHVIEDMTNKSKKAAIEDIIDLLYRKDLIPQKAEALKRVLEREDLAVTALGDGIAIPHARLEVGPKPVIAIGRHKQGIDFGAPDRGDVHIIVLILWQPEQPGLFNRLFAGLVSKLADPDFRDHIMKAKDAKEIAALFADVKVDMLAGRATKWEADILVTLQLLEAKKSSGAKGLARKIELARDELSGSMLSRFDRLISHYGEALVEANDGICHGCNMQLSSGLAYEMKRNPNSVYVCERCGRFIIGSLRS from the coding sequence ATGGTCAGCGAGTATGTGAAAGTTGTGCCGCTCGGGGAACTTCTCGACGCCGGACATGTGATCGAAGATATGACGAATAAAAGCAAGAAGGCGGCAATTGAGGATATCATCGATCTCCTTTACCGGAAGGATCTCATCCCGCAGAAGGCGGAGGCGTTGAAAAGAGTTCTCGAGAGGGAAGATCTTGCAGTGACAGCGCTTGGCGATGGCATCGCCATTCCCCATGCCCGTTTGGAAGTCGGTCCGAAGCCCGTTATAGCGATTGGAAGGCATAAACAGGGAATAGATTTTGGTGCTCCTGACCGCGGCGATGTTCATATCATAGTCCTGATCCTGTGGCAGCCGGAACAGCCGGGTCTTTTCAACAGGCTCTTTGCCGGACTCGTTTCCAAACTCGCAGATCCCGATTTCCGCGATCACATCATGAAGGCGAAAGATGCCAAGGAGATTGCTGCGCTTTTTGCCGATGTGAAGGTGGATATGCTCGCAGGGCGCGCCACCAAATGGGAGGCCGATATCCTTGTTACGCTTCAACTCCTGGAGGCAAAAAAGTCATCCGGTGCAAAAGGGCTGGCGAGAAAGATAGAGCTTGCAAGGGATGAGCTCTCAGGGAGCATGCTCTCGAGGTTTGACAGGCTTATCAGCCATTACGGCGAGGCTCTGGTCGAGGCCAACGATGGCATATGCCACGGATGCAATATGCAGCTGTCGAGCGGGCTTGCCTACGAGATGAAGAGAAATCCCAACTCCGTTTATGTGTGCGAACGCTGCGGGCGCTTTATCATAGGCTCTCTACGCTCATAA
- the rpmG gene encoding 50S ribosomal protein L33, translating to MRTIIQLACQECKRRNYSTTKNKQKTPDRLEFKKYCRFCKKHTPHRETK from the coding sequence ATGAGAACTATCATTCAGCTAGCATGCCAGGAATGTAAGAGGCGCAACTACTCTACAACGAAGAACAAGCAGAAGACGCCCGATCGCCTGGAATTTAAAAAGTATTGCAGATTTTGCAAAAAGCACACTCCTCACAGGGAGACGAAGTAG
- the secE gene encoding preprotein translocase subunit SecE, giving the protein MRSDRKILSLIFLACGAIAWMILRELFESIWVVAKLPSPAGWVLSPSEMLAVLSGAAVFIIMYTNSKVTEFTGEVIAELSRVVWPNRKETALSTVVVTVLVMICAMILFGFDMLWGALVKIFYQ; this is encoded by the coding sequence ATGCGGAGTGACAGAAAAATTCTCAGTCTTATATTTTTAGCCTGCGGGGCGATAGCTTGGATGATTCTCAGGGAGTTGTTTGAGTCCATCTGGGTTGTCGCCAAGCTTCCATCCCCTGCCGGATGGGTGCTTTCTCCCTCCGAGATGCTGGCTGTACTTTCGGGCGCTGCTGTCTTCATTATAATGTACACGAACTCGAAAGTCACCGAGTTCACCGGCGAGGTGATAGCGGAATTGTCTCGAGTTGTCTGGCCGAATAGAAAAGAAACAGCCCTGTCCACCGTAGTTGTGACCGTGCTCGTCATGATATGCGCCATGATACTTTTCGGTTTCGATATGCTTTGGGGCGCATTGGTCAAGATATTCTATCAGTAG
- a CDS encoding YcbK family protein gives MKIGIPIPSLLLLITALIFPCDMANSEPSQEHPLGNGIVTLYRPDKDERATFAYRDKNGAYDRDALVEIAHFFRCRLTDEEHEISPKLIELLDAMEDHFDAPEIQLISGYRSPLRNSIMSARSRRVAKKSLHTEGMAADIKIAGISNRRIRSFAYRLGRGGVGYYGQKSFVHVDTGPVRTWGWMPPALAGRRLAGTQK, from the coding sequence ATGAAAATTGGAATCCCCATACCATCCCTTCTTCTGCTTATCACGGCGCTGATCTTTCCCTGCGACATGGCCAATTCGGAGCCATCCCAGGAACATCCCCTTGGAAACGGAATAGTGACTCTATACAGGCCGGACAAGGATGAGAGAGCCACATTCGCTTATCGGGATAAAAACGGCGCATACGACAGGGATGCCCTTGTCGAGATCGCCCATTTCTTTCGTTGCCGCCTCACAGATGAAGAACACGAGATATCCCCCAAATTGATTGAGTTGCTGGACGCCATGGAAGATCATTTCGACGCCCCTGAGATACAGCTGATCTCGGGATACCGCAGCCCTCTCAGGAATTCCATCATGAGCGCTAGAAGCAGGCGCGTGGCAAAAAAGAGCCTCCATACCGAAGGTATGGCCGCGGATATAAAAATAGCGGGCATCTCCAACAGACGCATCAGAAGCTTCGCTTACCGATTGGGCCGCGGGGGCGTAGGATACTACGGCCAAAAATCCTTCGTCCATGTGGATACCGGACCGGTCAGAACATGGGGCTGGATGCCGCCCGCACTTGCCGGCAGGCGCTTGGCAGGTACACAGAAGTAA
- the ispG gene encoding flavodoxin-dependent (E)-4-hydroxy-3-methylbut-2-enyl-diphosphate synthase produces the protein MKRMSRRITRKIKVGDVEVGGGAQISVQSMTNTRTSDVDATVAQIDRLTRAGCEIVRVAVPDEGAADSLKEIKFRISIPLVADIHFRHDFAIKAIDSGVDCVRINPGNIGSDEKLRTVIEAAKSRGVPIRIGVNSGSVEPHLLKKFGKPTPEAMVESALHHVRILEGMDFHDIKISVKASNVLDTIESYRMLSDKVDYPLHLGVTEAGSLLAGAIKSALGIGTLLLDGIGDTLRVSLTADVVQEVRAAYEILADAGIRQRPFPEVVSCPTCGRAQIDLEGLARRIEDRLIGIRAPIKVAVMGCVVNGPGEAKEADIGVAGGDGKGVIFKAGKILTTCDEADIEKILVSEVEKIAEEMDKK, from the coding sequence ATGAAAAGAATGTCTAGGCGTATCACAAGAAAAATAAAGGTCGGCGATGTCGAGGTCGGCGGCGGTGCGCAGATATCAGTTCAGTCCATGACCAACACCAGGACATCGGATGTCGATGCCACAGTGGCGCAGATAGATAGGCTTACCAGGGCCGGGTGTGAAATCGTGAGAGTCGCTGTTCCAGACGAGGGGGCGGCCGACAGCTTGAAAGAGATAAAGTTCAGAATATCGATACCTCTTGTTGCTGACATACACTTTCGTCACGACTTCGCAATCAAGGCGATAGATTCCGGTGTGGATTGCGTTCGCATCAACCCAGGCAATATAGGTTCCGATGAAAAGTTGAGAACGGTGATAGAGGCGGCGAAGAGTAGGGGAGTGCCTATCAGGATAGGTGTGAACTCAGGTTCGGTGGAGCCACATCTCCTGAAAAAATTCGGCAAGCCCACTCCTGAGGCTATGGTGGAGTCGGCGCTTCACCATGTGAGGATTTTGGAGGGGATGGATTTTCACGATATAAAGATTTCGGTGAAGGCTTCCAACGTTCTCGATACAATAGAATCCTACAGGATGCTTTCCGACAAGGTGGATTATCCTCTGCATCTGGGAGTCACCGAAGCGGGCAGCCTGCTCGCCGGCGCTATTAAATCCGCGCTTGGAATAGGGACACTACTCCTGGATGGAATAGGCGATACTCTCAGGGTCTCCCTCACCGCGGACGTCGTGCAGGAGGTTCGCGCTGCCTACGAGATACTTGCAGACGCCGGGATAAGGCAAAGGCCCTTCCCCGAAGTTGTTTCTTGTCCCACCTGCGGACGCGCCCAAATAGATTTGGAGGGGCTTGCACGCAGGATAGAGGATCGTCTCATAGGTATCAGGGCGCCGATAAAGGTCGCTGTGATGGGTTGCGTGGTTAACGGCCCAGGCGAAGCAAAGGAAGCCGATATCGGCGTCGCCGGAGGGGATGGCAAGGGCGTCATATTCAAGGCGGGAAAGATTTTGACCACCTGCGATGAGGCCGACATAGAAAAAATTCTTGTTTCGGAGGTCGAAAAGATCGCTGAGGAGATGGATAAAAAATAA
- a CDS encoding proline--tRNA ligase has translation MKYSNLLIPTMKETPADAEVKSHSFMLRAGYIRKMASGVYTYLPLCLRVLRKIEQIVREEMAAGGAQELLLPIVMPAEIWQETGRWQMYGKELLRFKDRHDREFCIGPTHEEAITDLMRNYVRSYRDLPKNCFQIQTKFRDEVRPRFGLMRGREFIMKDGYSFDRTEEEAHRTYDVMYDAYKRIFTRCGLRYRPVEATTGTIGGSRSHEFQVLAESGEDEIVSCDSCEYAANVEKAEVRNSSGKSSKKSGSFEKVHTPGHKSVEDVSAFLKCDEGALVKTLIFDTDLGPVAGLVRGDRSLKESKLKEAIGCEWCHLADEDTVRKVTGASSGFSGPVGLKIPVYADNEIASLSDFVVGANEDDQHLVGVNCADIHITKFADIRRAVAGDGCPRCRGHLEEYRGIEVGQVFYLGMKYSSPMNASYLDENGESRTIYMGCYGIGIGRTAAAAIEQNHDENGIIWPLPIAPFHVEIIPLGIGGDEERVAAEIYSSLSSVGVEALLDDRDERAGVKFADADLIGVPYRIIVGKKGLASGKVELKSRRGDLVESLSPADVVERIAGIVKKG, from the coding sequence ATGAAATATTCGAATTTGCTCATTCCAACGATGAAAGAGACCCCCGCCGATGCCGAGGTCAAAAGCCACAGCTTCATGCTGCGCGCAGGATACATAAGGAAGATGGCGTCAGGCGTTTATACCTACCTGCCTCTCTGCCTTCGCGTCCTTCGAAAGATTGAACAGATTGTGCGGGAGGAGATGGCGGCGGGCGGCGCGCAGGAGCTGCTTCTGCCTATAGTCATGCCAGCCGAGATATGGCAGGAAACCGGAAGATGGCAGATGTATGGTAAGGAGTTGCTCAGATTCAAAGACCGGCATGATCGCGAATTTTGCATCGGACCCACGCACGAAGAGGCTATCACCGATCTTATGAGAAACTACGTTCGCTCCTATCGTGATCTTCCCAAGAACTGCTTTCAGATCCAGACCAAATTTCGTGACGAGGTGCGTCCGCGATTCGGCCTGATGCGCGGCAGGGAGTTCATCATGAAGGACGGCTATTCCTTCGACAGGACCGAGGAGGAAGCACACAGAACATACGATGTTATGTACGATGCGTACAAGAGGATCTTCACCAGGTGTGGGTTGAGGTATCGCCCAGTTGAAGCCACTACTGGGACGATAGGCGGTTCGCGTTCGCACGAGTTTCAGGTGCTCGCTGAGTCGGGCGAGGATGAAATCGTATCATGCGATTCGTGCGAATATGCGGCGAACGTGGAAAAGGCCGAGGTACGTAATTCCTCCGGCAAGTCCTCTAAAAAATCAGGTTCGTTCGAGAAAGTTCATACCCCGGGCCACAAGAGCGTCGAGGATGTTTCAGCTTTTCTCAAATGCGATGAAGGCGCTCTGGTGAAGACTCTTATTTTTGATACGGATCTTGGTCCTGTTGCCGGGCTTGTTCGCGGCGACAGATCGCTGAAAGAATCGAAGCTCAAAGAGGCCATAGGCTGCGAGTGGTGTCATCTGGCCGATGAAGATACCGTTCGCAAGGTCACAGGCGCTTCGTCTGGATTCTCCGGTCCTGTCGGGTTGAAAATTCCGGTTTATGCAGATAACGAAATAGCCTCTCTTTCCGATTTTGTGGTAGGTGCTAACGAAGACGACCAGCACCTAGTGGGGGTCAACTGCGCCGATATTCATATCACAAAATTTGCGGACATAAGAAGGGCGGTCGCCGGCGATGGATGCCCCAGATGCCGAGGGCATCTTGAGGAATATCGTGGGATCGAGGTCGGGCAGGTCTTTTATCTTGGCATGAAGTATTCCTCTCCTATGAATGCCTCCTATTTGGATGAAAACGGTGAGAGCAGAACGATCTATATGGGATGCTACGGGATCGGTATAGGTCGAACTGCCGCTGCTGCGATAGAACAGAATCATGACGAAAACGGAATCATATGGCCTCTTCCCATAGCGCCTTTTCACGTGGAGATAATACCCCTGGGGATCGGAGGGGATGAGGAAAGGGTTGCCGCTGAAATATATTCCAGCCTCTCTTCCGTTGGTGTCGAGGCTCTCCTCGATGATAGGGATGAAAGGGCGGGAGTCAAATTCGCTGATGCGGATCTCATAGGAGTTCCATATCGGATAATCGTAGGAAAAAAGGGGCTCGCCTCGGGGAAGGTGGAGTTAAAAAGCAGGAGAGGGGATCTCGTCGAGAGCCTCAGTCCGGCGGATGTGGTTGAAAGGATTGCCGGCATAGTCAAAAAGGGATAA
- the pyrF gene encoding orotidine-5'-phosphate decarboxylase, with amino-acid sequence MAEKAGSNKDKLIVALLAESMKDAEKMVKLLRDDVKTFEVGAPTYTSLGPDVIKMIHDNGCKVYLDLKYHDIPSTVAKAVGAATKLGVSMLDVHAAGGHDMLVRTVEAAQFAAGSKSKMPLLFAVTVLTSMESLGDIGVQFEVREQVVRFAKMAKESGLHGVLASPLEIKPIRKACGEKFLVMTSGVRPIGSAAQDQRRISSPIMAIAAGANYIVIGRPVYQSKDPKAVVKQILKEIE; translated from the coding sequence ATGGCAGAAAAGGCGGGTAGCAATAAAGACAAACTTATCGTAGCTCTTTTGGCCGAGTCGATGAAAGATGCTGAAAAGATGGTAAAGCTTTTAAGAGATGACGTGAAGACCTTTGAGGTCGGTGCTCCTACCTACACATCGCTCGGCCCGGATGTCATTAAAATGATCCATGATAACGGCTGCAAGGTCTATCTGGATTTGAAGTATCACGATATTCCCTCTACCGTCGCTAAGGCGGTGGGAGCTGCCACCAAGTTGGGCGTTTCGATGCTCGATGTTCACGCTGCAGGCGGTCATGACATGCTGGTGAGGACGGTGGAAGCAGCCCAGTTCGCTGCCGGCAGCAAATCGAAGATGCCCCTTCTTTTTGCAGTGACCGTTTTGACGAGCATGGAGTCCCTCGGGGATATAGGAGTTCAGTTCGAGGTCAGGGAGCAGGTAGTTCGTTTTGCCAAAATGGCAAAGGAGAGCGGTTTGCACGGTGTACTCGCATCCCCTCTTGAGATAAAGCCGATCAGAAAGGCATGCGGTGAGAAATTTTTGGTCATGACCTCCGGGGTGCGTCCGATAGGTTCCGCGGCTCAGGATCAAAGGAGGATTTCATCCCCGATAATGGCGATAGCTGCCGGCGCCAACTATATAGTGATAGGGCGTCCGGTTTATCAGTCCAAGGATCCGAAGGCGGTTGTAAAACAAATTTTAAAGGAAATTGAATAG
- the tuf gene encoding elongation factor Tu, with translation MSKEKFERTKPHVNVGTIGHIDHGKTTLTAAITKVCADKGLSTYVPYDEVAKASESQGRRDDTKILTIATSHVEYQSENRHYAHVDCPGHADYVKNMITGAAQMDGAILVVSAADGPMPQTREHILLARQVGVPYIVVFLNKVDVVDDPELLDLVELEVRELLTKYNFPGDDTPIIRGSAINALKGDTSETGSESILKLLAALDSYIPEPQRAIDKPFLMPIEDVFSISGRGTVVTGRVERGMVKTGEEIEIVGLRDTQKTIVTGVEMFRKILDEGRAGDNVGLLLRGTKRDEVERGQVISKPGSITPHKKFKAEIYVLTKEEGGRHTPFFKGYRPQFYFRTTDVTGVLQLPESVEMVMPGDNVTAEIELITPIAMEKELRFAVREGGRTVGAGVVAEIIE, from the coding sequence ATGTCGAAGGAGAAATTTGAGAGAACTAAACCGCACGTTAACGTAGGAACGATTGGTCACATCGATCACGGCAAGACGACTCTTACAGCCGCGATCACGAAGGTCTGCGCAGACAAAGGTCTTTCGACCTACGTCCCGTATGACGAAGTTGCAAAGGCATCTGAATCCCAGGGCCGCCGCGACGATACCAAGATTCTCACGATCGCGACATCGCACGTGGAGTATCAGAGTGAAAACCGCCACTATGCGCACGTCGATTGCCCAGGCCATGCTGATTACGTCAAGAACATGATCACCGGTGCAGCGCAGATGGACGGCGCGATTCTCGTCGTCAGCGCAGCGGACGGTCCGATGCCTCAGACCCGCGAGCATATCCTCCTAGCCAGGCAGGTCGGCGTCCCTTATATCGTCGTCTTCCTCAACAAGGTGGACGTGGTTGATGATCCGGAGCTCCTCGACTTGGTCGAACTCGAAGTCAGAGAACTCCTTACCAAGTACAACTTTCCAGGGGATGACACTCCGATAATCCGCGGCAGCGCGATCAATGCCCTGAAAGGCGACACATCTGAGACCGGTTCTGAATCCATCTTGAAGCTCCTCGCTGCTCTCGACAGCTATATTCCGGAACCGCAGAGGGCCATCGACAAGCCGTTCCTCATGCCTATCGAAGATGTCTTCAGCATCTCCGGGCGCGGAACAGTCGTCACCGGCAGGGTCGAAAGAGGTATGGTCAAGACTGGCGAAGAAATCGAAATCGTCGGTTTGCGCGACACGCAGAAGACGATCGTCACTGGCGTCGAAATGTTCAGGAAAATTCTCGACGAAGGAAGGGCAGGTGACAACGTCGGTCTCCTCCTCCGCGGAACGAAGAGGGACGAAGTTGAAAGAGGCCAGGTCATATCAAAGCCGGGTTCAATCACCCCGCACAAAAAATTTAAAGCAGAGATCTACGTCCTCACGAAGGAAGAGGGTGGAAGACACACCCCGTTCTTTAAAGGGTATCGTCCACAGTTCTACTTCAGGACGACCGACGTGACCGGCGTTCTTCAGCTCCCGGAAAGCGTAGAGATGGTCATGCCCGGCGATAACGTCACGGCAGAGATAGAGCTCATTACGCCGATCGCCATGGAGAAAGAGCTCCGCTTCGCAGTTCGCGAGGGTGGACGCACAGTCGGTGCCGGAGTGGTCGCGGAAATAATAGAGTAA
- the fusA gene encoding elongation factor G, with translation MKTYGTSNIRNIALIGAKGVGKTSFVEAALFSSGATGRMGRVVEGNSVIDYDPIEVERHQTIISKITPIEWKQFKINLLDTPGYSDFIGEAVGAMSVCDVSLFVVDASSGVEIPAIRLYNYMKETGRGRAFLINKADGEHADVAAAVASIRENLESSAPEFQIAIGGKAQFKGVVDLLGMKAYINEGGSLKEADIPADMVEEAKSKRTVLIEAVAENDESLLEKYLESGELSDEEIIRGCAKGIASGNLNPIFIASGYNNIGVDALLNAVIKYFPSPADMPAIRVLDKDGKSETDVTADPKGPLVAHVFKTTSDPGIGDIFFFRVYSGSINAGDDVFNVNQSSGERLGHLITMRGKERIELSSVSAGDIAAVAKLKNTHINDTFTSKAHPLTARQVVFPTPVVPLAVVPKSKKDQDKLGIGLSKLTEIDPTFTYHVDKEFSETIVTGMGEVQIDVMIKRLQERYGVDVEIQKPHIPYREKITKKSEKQGKHKKQSGGHGQYGDCWLKLEPLPPGGGFEFVDAIVGGSIPGKYIPAIEKGVRESMQKGVLAGYPVVDLKVTVFDGSYHDVDSSDMSFQIAGSLAFKLAMQDSAPQLLEPVVDLEVYAPQENMGDLSSDISQRRGRVSGMDNGIIKAKVPMAELYQYSASLKSITSGAGTYSMSFSHYDVVPSHIAQKVIDEAKREKEEKK, from the coding sequence GTGAAGACTTACGGGACTTCGAACATCAGAAATATCGCGTTGATCGGTGCGAAGGGGGTTGGCAAGACCTCTTTCGTGGAAGCGGCGCTTTTTTCATCAGGCGCTACAGGTAGGATGGGAAGGGTTGTGGAAGGAAACTCTGTTATAGATTACGATCCAATAGAAGTTGAACGTCACCAGACCATAATTTCAAAGATCACTCCGATTGAGTGGAAGCAGTTCAAAATAAATCTCCTCGATACCCCAGGCTACTCAGATTTCATAGGCGAGGCGGTCGGCGCCATGAGCGTGTGCGATGTATCCTTGTTCGTTGTCGATGCGTCAAGTGGAGTGGAAATTCCTGCGATCAGACTCTACAATTACATGAAAGAGACGGGCCGCGGTCGGGCATTTCTCATCAACAAGGCCGACGGGGAACATGCCGATGTGGCCGCAGCGGTTGCTTCGATTCGCGAGAACCTCGAATCTTCCGCCCCGGAGTTTCAGATTGCTATCGGCGGGAAGGCGCAATTCAAGGGCGTGGTGGATCTGCTCGGCATGAAGGCTTATATAAATGAGGGAGGTTCTTTGAAGGAGGCCGATATCCCCGCCGACATGGTCGAGGAGGCCAAATCGAAGAGAACAGTGCTTATCGAGGCTGTAGCTGAGAACGATGAGTCGCTTCTTGAAAAATATCTGGAATCGGGCGAGTTGTCCGACGAGGAAATCATACGCGGTTGTGCAAAGGGTATCGCTTCCGGAAACCTCAACCCGATATTTATCGCCAGCGGCTACAACAACATCGGCGTCGATGCTCTTCTCAACGCCGTAATAAAATATTTTCCTTCGCCTGCGGATATGCCAGCCATCAGGGTCTTGGACAAGGACGGCAAGAGCGAGACGGATGTCACTGCCGATCCAAAGGGCCCCTTGGTCGCTCATGTCTTCAAAACCACTTCAGATCCAGGAATAGGAGATATATTCTTCTTCCGCGTCTATTCAGGCTCGATCAACGCCGGTGACGATGTTTTTAACGTAAACCAGTCCAGCGGGGAGAGGCTGGGTCACCTTATAACGATGCGCGGCAAAGAAAGGATAGAGCTCTCCTCTGTCAGCGCCGGAGATATCGCGGCGGTTGCCAAGTTGAAGAATACGCACATCAACGACACATTTACATCGAAGGCTCATCCGCTGACAGCGAGGCAGGTGGTATTCCCGACTCCGGTGGTTCCTCTGGCGGTTGTGCCGAAAAGCAAGAAGGATCAGGACAAGCTAGGCATCGGCCTTTCCAAGCTGACCGAAATAGATCCCACATTTACCTATCACGTGGACAAGGAATTTTCTGAGACGATAGTAACCGGGATGGGGGAGGTCCAGATCGATGTGATGATCAAAAGATTACAAGAGAGGTACGGGGTCGATGTGGAGATTCAGAAGCCACATATTCCATACAGGGAGAAAATTACGAAGAAGTCCGAGAAGCAGGGCAAACACAAAAAGCAGAGCGGCGGTCATGGTCAATACGGCGATTGCTGGCTTAAGCTCGAACCCCTCCCTCCGGGTGGAGGGTTTGAATTCGTCGATGCGATCGTCGGTGGTTCCATACCTGGGAAATACATCCCAGCCATCGAGAAGGGTGTTCGCGAGTCTATGCAGAAGGGAGTGCTGGCCGGTTACCCGGTGGTAGATTTGAAGGTGACCGTCTTCGACGGCTCCTATCACGATGTCGACTCCTCGGATATGTCCTTCCAGATCGCCGGTTCCCTTGCCTTCAAACTCGCTATGCAGGATTCTGCGCCGCAACTTCTCGAACCGGTGGTGGATCTTGAGGTCTATGCTCCGCAGGAAAATATGGGCGATCTGTCGAGCGATATCAGCCAGAGGCGCGGGCGCGTTTCAGGGATGGACAACGGAATTATAAAGGCGAAGGTGCCGATGGCCGAACTCTATCAGTATTCAGCCAGTCTCAAATCGATAACCAGCGGCGCAGGAACTTATTCGATGTCCTTCTCGCACTATGATGTTGTTCCGTCGCACATCGCGCAGAAGGTGATCGATGAGGCTAAGAGGGAAAAAGAGGAAAAGAAATAG
- the rlmB gene encoding 23S rRNA (guanosine(2251)-2'-O)-methyltransferase RlmB encodes MIPISLLGPESVAMSKDEIIYGCNPVCELIKAGRREVREVIIAAGKKDSSLTRLEGIISGSHIKLRTAQSDEIDSMAEGKKHQGIIAKVSPYPYVDISELLACEEVSDRCSLLAILDGITDPQNLGSIVRSAHLLGLSGVIIPKDNSAAVTASVVKASAGATEHSKIAQVTNLVREIKNLKDKGFWVFGAEGDAGQNLYSLDFRGENLAFVMGSEGRGMRRLVRESCDHLIAIPMRGKIDSFNASAAAAIIMSEISRQRLLEGPSK; translated from the coding sequence ATGATCCCCATTTCTTTATTGGGTCCGGAGAGCGTGGCGATGAGCAAGGATGAAATTATATACGGATGTAATCCCGTCTGCGAACTTATCAAAGCCGGGAGGAGGGAGGTGCGCGAGGTCATAATCGCCGCTGGGAAGAAAGATTCTTCTCTGACGCGCCTTGAGGGGATTATATCTGGAAGCCACATAAAGCTGCGTACTGCGCAAAGTGATGAAATCGATTCCATGGCTGAAGGGAAAAAACATCAGGGGATCATAGCCAAGGTTAGCCCCTATCCCTATGTCGATATCTCCGAGCTCTTGGCCTGCGAGGAGGTCAGCGATCGCTGTTCATTGTTAGCGATTCTCGATGGCATAACCGACCCCCAGAATCTTGGATCGATAGTAAGGAGCGCGCATCTCCTCGGTCTCTCCGGGGTTATAATTCCCAAGGACAATTCGGCGGCCGTAACTGCTTCCGTGGTCAAGGCATCGGCTGGGGCTACTGAGCATTCTAAAATAGCACAAGTTACTAATCTTGTTAGGGAAATTAAAAATTTAAAGGATAAAGGTTTTTGGGTATTCGGGGCCGAGGGGGACGCGGGGCAAAACCTATACTCGCTTGATTTTAGAGGTGAAAACTTGGCATTTGTTATGGGAAGTGAGGGGAGAGGGATGAGGAGGCTGGTCAGGGAGAGCTGTGACCACCTGATTGCGATACCCATGAGGGGGAAAATCGACTCATTCAACGCCTCTGCCGCTGCTGCTATAATAATGTCAGAAATATCAAGACAGCGTCTCTTGGAGGGCCCTAGCAAATAG